The genomic stretch TATGGGCGAGAATTCTTAGGCAAAATGTAACGAATAATATTTACTTTAATTTAGTGTAAAATCGCCTTAAAAAGTAGGGAAACAAGCTCATGAAAACATACAATTTCAacatatttacaagattaatttcaaaaatttctaaTCAACACACTAAAGAAATTGCAAATTTACATTTGCTAAAACATTTTAAAAGCCCATAAAGGATTATTTGATCATGGGCCTAACTTCATGCCATTTTATGTACTTGGCCCAAAAGGATTTTTTGGTTGTTTTCTTGTACTTAAATCAACTTTATCGATGCAATTAGTATTGTGTAATACGATTTTACATTAAACTAGGGTAAACAACTAATTTAAGACTAATATAGCCTTGAATAATACGGAGGGCGTTTAGGTAAAATACAAGGTAATTATACAAATAATTCACAATGTCAACATATTACAAGATCAATGACATAAGTTCAAGATTTCCAATCAAAACAATGAAGAAAACTATAAActtaatttttaattattaacAGCGCGGCAATTTTTCCGAATTTGCCCTTGTGTACCCGTGAGAACCTCAATATTACTCATTTTAACCATAGCATGTCTAAAATCATTAGCCCAATTCATTGGTTCCGTAATATACCTACGTACCATACGTCTACTAAACTCGTCATCTAAAAGtgattgatcggctggaattaCAACTCTACCCCAAACCACATTATTATAAAACATAGTGCTAAGTTTATTCCCTACTCCCTTCAAAAGATTTAACGGCAAGACACTGTCCTcatttgactttgactttggcGATTCAGGATCAGGGCAAATTGTCCTAAGAGTAGCGATATATTTCGGGTTGAGTTTGGGATTTGAATTATGTGTCGCATTAAAATGATGGATTTGTTGCGCGAATAAAGAACAATGAGCGACACCGATTGAGTGTACTCCAAGTAATGTAACTAAGTCGGATTTGTTCATTCCTTTCTTTTGGAATATATCAGTCATTTGTGCCACGTTTGAGTTGGGAAATGGTAAGTTGTTGACAACGTTGGTGTCTAGAGATTCGAGCCCGTCTCTACGTCCCGCCGGTACCTCGTAAGGCGCGATGAAGGAAATGGCGACAGAGTCACGTGCCGCGAATGACATAATATCTGCACAAGATACTGTGTTTGGGCATGCTTTCTCGAGTTGTGATTTGATTTCGTCAATTACCTCCAATCCTCTTATACCTATGTTTCCGGGAGACTTTCTCTCGATTTCTTTACCTGATGGTGTTTTGTCCAATAGGATTGATGCGTCACATCCCTACATATTCGTAATCCCAcattataatatatattaattattaaaaAGTAAATTAGATTTTATTCCTTTTAATATCAACTTTTTAAAATTAcccatttttaaatttttttgctaaaattacttccttaagttacatttttttgctaaaattgtTCCAAACAccaatttaagtgacttatttcGTCGTTTTTGAACTTATTCCGTTTGTGGCTTAACCAATCTATACTTTGAAAGGTATAATTATGTAGACAAATGTAGGTGGAGTTCAAAAATAGATGAAATAAGTCAGTTAAATTATGAGTTTTGAAGAAATTTTAGGGAAAAAAATGCAACTTAAGAGAGTAATTTTTGCAAAAATGCAACTTGAGAGAATAATTTTAGCAAGAAATAcaacttaagggagtaatttaaaaaacaattttaaaaggaattaattttaaaaaaagttgatttcgaaagggagtaaaatctaatttaCTCTTATTAAAATTGAATGTTTATATACCTATTAAAGTTGAACATtttttttgggatattctctTGTGTACCTCGGAAttttttcgttttctaaggtgtacccctagtttttcacaaaaaaaaaaaacgttgaccgacaataattctctgttacgagttcagaaaacggtaattttttttaaaccaattatctcgtcaaggccttgaatttgaaaaaaaaaatcgccgTTTTTTAATCTCGTAACCGGTACTTATGGTTGGTCAACGCTTTTTTCACGAATAAACTTTGACAGGCCATAATTCCCAACTAtgagttgagacgtcggtgaattctttttcaaacGGAAGATCTCTTCaagacggtcaatttgaaaaaaaaaatatcgtaTTCTAAACTTGTAGCCAATAGTTTTTTACGGTCAAAGTTGTTAAAGGGTACACAATAAAATATTCATTTTTTATTTAACCATTTGACTTCTATGCAAAAATAACTCGATCTATATATCCAAAAGAAGAATTTGATTAAACAAacaactcaaacatacaacaggtTAATTACGAAATTCCTTGGACAAGAGGATTCAAAATTGCAAACGTAAAACTCAATCATCCATGCAAGGATCGAGCAATACTGCTCCGATCCTCTTATTTTTTAACTCGTCAATTGTATAACATGACACGTAAAATAAATTCGGAAAATAAAACTCACCTTAACAAAACAATCATGGAAAAAGAGACGAATAAGAGACGCAGCCATGCCTGGATCTTTTAAGACGGTTTTTGTCACAACGCCTTTTACAATAAGTTCGGCCTGAGGACATGATTTACTATAAAATCCAACACTTAAGGGTGCATTTCCTTTGCCTTGAGATAACGTAGAACTCACGCAACAAATTAAAATTAGGGAAAAAATCAAATTTGTTACAAAATATATATTATTGTTGCCCATGTTATATTGTTAAAAAACAATATATTCAAAGAAATTAATTCTTCGCTAGGGCAACAATTTTTTCTCGTCCTGCTTCAGAGAAATTAATTTTTCTTCGAAGAGAAGAGAATATAAtgaaaaatataatttataatgtttaaattttgaattttgttaATTCATTGTCTGAAATATAAGATGTCTACCTGTGAATCTGTGATGTGGGGCTATAATAAAATCTTATTAGTTTTGCACATACAACCTAGATTTTATCAAGGAATTCTTATTAATAGATATATTTATGTCGAAATCTAATTCAAATGATTATGAATTGCTAAAATTGATGTTTTAAATTGAAATATTCGACTTTTTTCTAGTTTACCTTATAACATTACTGGTTTACCTATCCCCCTAGGCCCTAAGCACATATTCTAGTTACGCCAAGGGTCAAGTCAATATAGCTTATTGTACCACGCGTTCCATGTAGTTCATCTCAAAACGTGTTTTGGTTGGCTTCAGAGCGGATTATTGTATACTTTGCATTCACATCGAACTAAGATGCAGAAGTGCAAATGTATAGAATTTGTGGAATATATGTGACTATGTGAgttatattttaatcaaatgtataAAATTCATTGAAATGAAGCCTGGGTCAGGCCCATACATGTGTTTAACAAAAACAGTTACATTCAGTTCTCTACTGAAATGTATCCCACCCTTGGAACAACATTTTGTTGTAAAGGAAAAAACGATTTTAATGCTGTCGAGTTTTAAACCAAGTTATGAAATATGTGTACTGCAATTCAATGGTCGAGTTTTAAACCAAGTTATGAAATATGCGTAATGCAATTCAATGGCTAAAATGAGGAACGACGAGCTTTTATTACAAATTTTCAAACAAGCAGAGAACTACTTACAACAAGAAAATTACGCTTAGACGAAATACTCAGAAACTCGACTATACTACTACATCTACTTGATCCTCGGGTACATGGTGGAGTTACATTTCGCGGTTACCTAAGCCAAACCAACAAGTTTCTCACTGACCTCCCAGACTTTCTTAGCCTTAGCAGGGTCACTGGCCTCTTGAGACATCTGATTCTCAAATGAGGCCGAAGACTTGTTCCAGCTCCAGTATACTCCTGATTTTGTCAAACTCGGGTCGCTCACAACCTGAGCAAGTCGCTTTCCAGCCTCGTCTTCAGAAACAAACCCCTTGGTAATAAACTTCTGGAACGGAGGGAAAAGTGTCCTGAACAAAGGAATGTGCTCTCTGAACAGTCCTGTAGTTGCAATGCAACCAGGGTAAAGCGAGGCGAATGTAATGCCAGTCTCTTCATGGTACCGCCTGTGGAATTCCTGCATTGTTAGCATGTTGCAGACTTTACTGTCCTTGTATGCTTTAGCTCCATCAAAGTCTCCACCATCGATCATGGCCGAGCTGTTTAGCCCGTTCAGTCCACCGGCTAGTCCTCTTAGGTCACCTAGGTTAGCCTTTGGTGGTACGTTTCCGGCCAATGTGTTGGTGTTACCTGAATACAGAATAAAGATTTAacggatattctctcgtgtacccctctactttttcattttctaagatgtacccctcttttcttacaaaaaaaactttgaccgtcaataactcttgggtacaagttcagaatacgataatttttttttcaaattgaccgtctttaagaggtcttcagtttcaaaaagaaattcacctacgtctcaactcgtagtcgggaattatggttggtcaaagtttgaccgtcaataactttttgctacaagttcagaatacggtatttttttttcaaattgaccgtctttaagaggtcttcagtttgaaaaaaaaatcaccgacgtctcaactcgtagtcgggaattatggtcggtcaaagttcattcgttaaaaaagctttgaccaaccataactaccggctatGAGTTCAAAAAGcgataattttttttgtttttcaatttaaaaaaatttttttttaccgttttctgaactcgtaatagagaattattgtcggtcaaagttttcttttgaaaaacgaggggtacacgagagaatatcccaagaTATAATGACGGTTTAGCAAGTCATTTAGCTGAATTAAATCACATTGAGCTCAAACCCGTCAGCAGTAAATTAAATTTACCTGTAATTGATCCGACAATAATCATTCGCTTGGAAGGATAATCCGATTTGGTCAAATCCTCCATCAAGAGCCTAGAGAGCAAGAAATGTCCGAGATGGTTAGTTCCAACACTGAGCTCAAATCCGTCAGCAGTAAAAGTTGGCTCTCGCGCAGTAGGAAAATAGACAGCAGCATTGCAGACCAAAACATCAAGCGGCATTCCCGACTGTCTAAAGTTATTAACAAACTGCTTAACACTGTCAAGAGAAGCAAGGTCAAGGTGCATTATAGTGTAATTCTCCTTAGACATGCCAGCAGACTTAGCTGCCCTTTCGGTTTTTAGAAAGTCCCTGCACGCCATTATCACGTGCCATTTGCCTGTCTCGGCTAGGGACTTGGCCGCTGCAAGTCCTAACCCGGAGGACGCACCTGTGACAATCACACTTCCTTTTCTCAGGGTTTTCTTCTGGTCTGACATTGACCTGGTTACCCCTGGTGATGCTACTGCTGCTGTCTGTGCCCTGATTGGCGTAACTGTTGGTCGCAGTCGGTTGCATTCCCTCTGTCATTAACATTCAGAAGTATATAAGTTTCAGTTTAATCAGTTACAGGCCGACTCCACAGATTTTTACTTTTTTAGACCTGGTGCGGAAATATGACCCTATACTGTAGAAATCCTGGCGTCACTGGTCTGAAGTAAAATTGAAACTTCATACGAGTTTTGTATACATTTTAAAAGCGATTTTCAGCAAATTCATAAATTTGAACAGAAATAACAAACCAATAATTATAACAGTTCAGTAAAATTTACTACTGTCATTATTTATTACTGCAGTAAAATTTTACAGAATGCTACTGTAACAGTTCAGTAAGATATAAACATTCAGAAGTATGCTACTGTcattccctttttttattcgttccctttttttattcgcattttgaggcgtgcgttcacccatggacggttcgaaaggatgattcatgacttcatgtcagccgaccccaaatcattttgggattaaggctctgatgttgttgttgttgttgttgtttacagGTCGACTTATACAGATTTTTAGACAGATGCTGAAATACGACTTATACTGTAggaatcctggctccgccactggtcTGAAGTAAATTTTGAAACTCGATACGAGTTATGTGTACATTTTAAAGGCTATTCTTCTGCAAATTAATAAATTTGAGTAGAAATAATAAACCAAGAAATATTACTGGTTTTGTAAATTGTAACTACTGTCATTATTCATTACTGCAGTAAAAATTTACAGAATGCTACTGTAACAGTTCAGTAAGATATAAACTAGAGTAAAATTTAGCAAGAGGTAAATTTTGGACAGAATGCTACTGTCATTAACATTCAGAAGTATACAAGTTTTAGTTTAATCGTTTACAGGTCGATTCCACAGATTTTAGACAGATGCTGAAATACGACTTATACTGTAggaatcctggctccgccactggtcTGAAGTAAATTTTGAAACTCGATACGAGTTATGTATATATTTTAAAAGCTATTCTTCTGCAAATTAATAAATTTGAGCAGAAATAATAAACCAAGAAATATTACTGGTTTTGTAACTACTGTCATTATTCATTACTGCAGTAAAAATTTACAGAATGCTACTGTAACAGTTCAGTAAGATATAAACTAGAGTAAAATTCAGTAAGAGGTAAAAAGGGTAAATTACCTTGCATCTTAAAGCAGAAGGGCTAAAGTCAGCTTTAACATAATCTGAAAGAGATACTCCAAACAAGCTAGAATCCTTCAAACAAGCACTTGATTTTCCCTACATATTTAAATTTTCATTAATCAATAAGTCACATTGTTCTAAATATTATACTCTTTTCGTCCCAGTCATTTGTATACAATTTATATTCATTATGCAAATCATTTTaactaaaggtaaacaaataattgagacagtTGAAATTATTTTGTTTTAAGGTCCGGTACTCCTTAGAGCAATTTAGTGACGGAACAAGGGGTCAGTAGGAACAGTCGCCCTAGAATAACTGAAAATTTAATATCTTCCACTTTTTTTTCAAGTTATTTTACATAATTTACCCTACTGAAAATTTTCGACCCTACATGCAAATTATGATTCCGCATTGGAACATAATACAAACATGACATTACTCTAAAACATGTTACATTATATTGTCAGAATGTCAACTAACTGAGTTGGTAAAGTCATGAGCGATTTTTAACGTACCTCCTTAGGAATGGAGAAAGCAGAGGGAAGCAAAGATGTAGATTGAAGAGCCATAACTAAACTTGTCTCAAAATGCCAAATACAATCTATATATGATATGAGTATGAAAGATACTTTAAAGGGTCAATTATTTATATAGCAAAGTTATAAGAAAATGTACAAAAGTGTACAGTTATGGGTGTTTAAGATAATGTGTGGATAAGATAATTTCCAAGAATATTTCACTATTTCATTGCTTATGGACCAATCAAAAATTGAGTTTGAGATTTCCTTCACATGTTATATTGATTAATTTTTTGGATATTATTTGCATGAAATGGTTTAAGATCTTTAGGTATGGACTATGGAGGGTCCATTGG from Silene latifolia isolate original U9 population chromosome 5, ASM4854445v1, whole genome shotgun sequence encodes the following:
- the LOC141656411 gene encoding protochlorophyllide reductase, chloroplastic isoform X1 → MALQSTSLLPSAFSIPKEGKSSACLKDSSLFGVSLSDYVKADFSPSALRCKRECNRLRPTVTPIRAQTAAVASPGVTRSMSDQKKTLRKGSVIVTGASSGLGLAAAKSLAETGKWHVIMACRDFLKTERAAKSAGMSKENYTIMHLDLASLDSVKQFVNNFRQSGMPLDVLVCNAAVYFPTAREPTFTADGFELSVGTNHLGHFLLSRLLMEDLTKSDYPSKRMIIVGSITGNTNTLAGNVPPKANLGDLRGLAGGLNGLNSSAMIDGGDFDGAKAYKDSKVCNMLTMQEFHRRYHEETGITFASLYPGCIATTGLFREHIPLFRTLFPPFQKFITKGFVSEDEAGKRLAQVVSDPSLTKSGVYWSWNKSSASFENQMSQEASDPAKAKKVWEVSEKLVGLA
- the LOC141656411 gene encoding protochlorophyllide reductase, chloroplastic isoform X2, encoding MSDQKKTLRKGSVIVTGASSGLGLAAAKSLAETGKWHVIMACRDFLKTERAAKSAGMSKENYTIMHLDLASLDSVKQFVNNFRQSGMPLDVLVCNAAVYFPTAREPTFTADGFELSVGTNHLGHFLLSRLLMEDLTKSDYPSKRMIIVGSITGNTNTLAGNVPPKANLGDLRGLAGGLNGLNSSAMIDGGDFDGAKAYKDSKVCNMLTMQEFHRRYHEETGITFASLYPGCIATTGLFREHIPLFRTLFPPFQKFITKGFVSEDEAGKRLAQVVSDPSLTKSGVYWSWNKSSASFENQMSQEASDPAKAKKVWEVSEKLVGLA